From the genome of Prunus persica cultivar Lovell chromosome G8, Prunus_persica_NCBIv2, whole genome shotgun sequence:
tttatgtttagtaaGTTTATTTTTAGGAATATAATTATGGACGGGTATGGACTTCCCATGTAGACGGAAAGTTCATATCCTTGGCTCACTTTAGAAAACTTTTTTCCgtgttattattttaaaataccaCTTTTGACTCCTGAAAACtctttatatattaataaattattacaataaaaaatcaagGGTATTGTTGGAAAATCAGTCAACTTTTTATTCCTAATACTGTACAAATCAAACATTAGAATATGAGAAAACAACATTTCCTAATCCTTATTTCCAAGTGTTCCCAAACATGGGATGAGAATGAACATCCTCTATTCCCATCTTGTAAGATTAGACATGTGAAGTTTATTCTCAAGAAGTTCAATCCGCGAACCAAACGGGATAGTGTTTAGTGGGAATCTGAGCGGTTAacattcatttttcttttaattgtgCATGCAAGCCAAATGTCGTTGGCGTTGTTTTTCGGGATATCACCACCGCACTGACGAGATGAGAGACCTACTTCAATTGACTCGCCGAGCCAAGGGACTAGTTTCACTAATTTAAAagcaacaaaattatttacacctacaaagaaaagaagcagCTGAACATGATGTCATTAAGGTTTGAAGAAGTTGGCATTTAGACCTTTATCAGTTAAATTCCAAATTGCTGCAACAACTAAAACAACACTCAAAACCAGCCCCAAGCATCCAAGTCCCATGTTTATGCACCACTTTCCACTTCGTGGCTGTGGTTTCTTGATTGCGATCCACATGAAACATGGATAAGCATAAGCCAAAGGCAATGTCATCCCTCCAATCAGAGGTGCTAAGCTTGGTAAGAATGGAAGAGCCACTGCTGCAAAAAATGCCACTCCTCCAAAGAGAAAACGAAAAACCATTCGAAGCCACCGGGCGCATGGCTTGCTCTTCCTGCTGGTATACTTGAACTCCAAGTTGTCAAAGACTACCATGCTGTAGATTTGGAATGTGCTCAAGCAGTTTATCACTACAATTATGCAAATTAGTCCCAGCACAAATGTTGAGGTTTTATGTCCATGGAACTTTGAAACTGAGCTCAATATTTTTCCATACGAATACGGTATCTGCATAAATTGAAAGACATTGTGAATCTTAGATCATTTGTCTGCCTAAgtttgatatatttatatgagaAAATCATTGGCCTCACCTTGTTTCCATAAGCCCAAAATTCAGCTGTGGCAAGAGGAAGCAAACACATGGCTATAAGTGCATAAGATATAGTCACTCCTCTCCACATTTGTTTATGGGATGGGTGTTTGGAACTTGATGGCAATGTGCCCTGCAACACAAAATGACATCAAAAATTTCCAAGACCTTCCTTTGAAGTAAGTTTTTCTgttagtggaaaagttacacTCGCCTGAATCTCAAGCATAACATTATGACCTCTGAATGCAATGAAAATGATGCCAATTGAATTCATTATGCCACCAAATGTATCCATGTTAGAATCCATCTCTGGTGGGTTGTATGATATGTCACTGGGCCTGCCCTTGCCAATTGAAAGGGCCCAAATCAGAGTACAATATCCAACGGCTGTGATGGCGCCAATGAACGAGACCCAAGCTATGGAGTTCAAGTTGGGAAACTGAGCCACAACAATAGCCATGCACATGAACACCAAGAAGCACTCTGTACCAGTCAATGACTTGACATCACAAACATTTTTGAAGAAAAGCTCCATGATTCCACCTCCTATGATGATCAACTGGACACATGTGCCCCCTGATTGGTACATTACTGGGAAAATAGTGAGCAACTTCCCTAATTTTAAACCtgaacaaaacaaagagaacAAATTTAGTTAATACAGTGCTAGCCATTTCTGAAGGGTGTTTGGTTCCGAAGAAGAATTCTCGTACTAACCGAAGGCCGTTACTGCGAGGTGGAGGTATCTGCTATATCGAATTCCAGATTCGGATTCGTGTAGATGGACGAGAAGCCATGTGGTGTAGAGCTGCCATGTAAATGCTAGTGACAAACATATGATTCCCCATGCCCTGCAACCATTGAAAGTTGTTATGCAAATTAGAACAAGGACCAGGAATATTTTTGAGTTATAAACATATTTGCTAGTTTAGCTCCTATTGGTCTATAGTTGTATTCAAACATGTGTTGTGATTAATTGTTAATTGTACAAAATCAATCGTCCAGATTTAGCCTGCCAAAATTGGTTGGCACTTGGAATATTGTATTGCTCAAAATTAGTGCATGAGAAGTTCATATCAGGAGTTGACCATATGTGAGGATATTTGATATAAAATCATTGCATATGCTTTTAAAAGACCAGGTGAGGTGAGTTTTCAGACCATTTTAGGATCATCAGCCTAAACTTGTTCCCAGATTTTAGGGGCAGACAGGTTTCGCATGGAGCAGTAACTAGCTACCTTAGTTCaagaagaaatcaagaaaCAGAGCAGAGATGTTTCATGTGCAATTAGTACTGAATTATATTTTTGCCCATTTCTTGAGGAAACAATATATAGTATATAGAGTCCATGTGGAATTGTGAATTAATGGGTACATaaattaaagtttatattCTATCGAAGAAtatctctcaaataagcttatttgagggacgagTTATGAGACTTATGCCATGTATTTCAAACCATCTAATTAAGAAATCaatttgagaaaaagaaagttgtcAAGCAaaataagaaggaaaaaaataaaacataaaaaaaagttgacttGGAAGTACACCTAGGTCCTTCCAGgaatctcttcttctttttctcttttgtttttgtttctgtttgtttCTTATCAAAGAAGTATGGTTAATCTTGGGAGCATAAATTCCATCAGGATCAACAACACCACCTCCTGgttttaatggttttaaacCATCAAAAACACAAATGCTGATGGACCCCTTTCCTCAGTACAGGCTAGGTTGggtaaaaaagtaaaatttttaaatctaGATAAGTTAATATTACTTACCATCCAAGAGTGGCAAATGCAAGAGGCAGTAAAAGGGCTTGAATTCCAATTCCTGAAGAGATCAAATGGAAGGTAGCAGAAATGGTATTCCCATTCCTGGACTCTGTGATAGGAAGCCAAGCGTCCTGTGGATTGAGCTCTCCACATCCCCAATCTGCACCATCTTCTTCTCTTGTGGGAGGAGGACTGGTTGTGATGGGAATGACTTGAGCATAGTGAGGTGAAGAGCTTCTAAAGGCATGGGTTGCCCTAGTTTCTTCTGGCCTGCAATTTGCTTCAACAACCACTTCCTCCATATCTGCCATTTCCTTGGTTGCTGTAAAACAGAAGCGACCTACCTCATATATATAGGAGGGGTGCTTCCAAACAAGCCAAAACAGATGCTGACAACGTCGATTCTGATGGGTCAATTCTACTTTTGTGATGAGGAGTTTTAGGTAAATATATAAAGACTTGCTTAAAATAATtctataaattttcttttgaacgCTTTTAGTTTAGTTCtaaataatatcatattatacagttgtatttcttttgagaaaataatatatcaaaAGCACATATCAGTGGGGTGTGATGTCCATGACTATAAAGTGTCTTGTTTACAAGcatataaaatcaaatcatcataTGCAAACACAAATTGATATATGCCAACCAAAAAAAccccaactttttttttttttttgagtaaaTATCACGAGGTGTCATTACATCCAAATGGTAAGATTAATCTTCGTTCGGAATTCAGCTTGTTCTTGACTACAAAGTGCTTTCAATGAATTTCGAATCCCTGTCAACTCCTTTAACCCATGGTAAGTGATCAAATGATATTATTGTTGGAATTAAACATTCTGGAAATTCTAAGATCAGACGTGTTTTTCTTCTCGCCTACCTAAACTACGAAGAAAAAATGTTTGCGAACCTGTCTCGTAATTGCTTTTGTCTTCTATTTTTTCATTCGCGTAATTATGTCATATGAACAAAGAGACAAATGCGTAAATATTATGACACTCTTTCATAAAAGTCAGAAAAAGATGACTGAagattttctttccttatAAACCAGGACACGCTTTTGTCTGCTAAGGTCGAAAACTTGAACGTCGTTGATGAAGCATGCGTCAAGGTGACCAGGCTTGCGACATCATCATAGTGACGTTATGATTGTGACGCACGATAGGGAACAAGACTAGCGTTTGTGCGATGGACCACGGGTATCTCACATttctttttgcaatttttcttctgtttttgcaTATTTAAAGGTATTTCATatgcctttttttctttttcactttacTTTTGTTTGAAATGTTAGTGTGATTCGAGGATCTCAATaatgtaaatataatattagatAGAGTTAATTAAAGATCGTATTTATGATTTAAGATCTTGAATTTCATGATTTTTACAATATTATAAGACGAAAAGATAATCAGATATCTTGATAATTAGCCTTCTAGAGTAATATttattaaactaattaaattatttatttacttcatAAGTCACATCATTTATAAATAGTGACTTAtttataagaatattttatacaTATGCTTACAAATAAGTCACTATTTTTATATGAGTTGAATAGACTTGTTGTGAGTcgtagaagaaagaaaatagagaaaataataataataataaaaaaaaaaatagacagAAAAAGTGAAAGCTTATTGGGATTCCAATTAGGCAACCGTAAAGAAACTTCTGTTAAGAATTAATTCTTAACTAATTGTCCTAAAGGTGATTAGACACTAAGACACGTACCTCTCTTGACATTGTCCTCCCCATGAATGAACTATTACGTAACCCTGGTCAAATTTACTGTGAAAATATCACCATCTGTTGCCCTGCGTTTTTCCAACAAATTCAGCAAGTGGGCATTAGTGGAgatcgaatttttttttttttttttccaatataTCCCTCTACTTTAAAATATCTTTGCAATAAACTATGAGAAATTATATACACGTACTAATATATGAATGGTAACAAAAACCATTCAGATGGTGTGCTACTCAATGAGTTATGATGACTTTTCGACTGCGGTGTATTTGTAGGCATCTGTATTGAGcacaaattcaaattatagCCCGACTTGACAACATGTGATACAAGTTTTTTCTCTAATGGATGGTCTATTCAC
Proteins encoded in this window:
- the LOC18768147 gene encoding lysine histidine transporter-like 8, which encodes MADMEEVVVEANCRPEETRATHAFRSSSPHYAQVIPITTSPPPTREEDGADWGCGELNPQDAWLPITESRNGNTISATFHLISSGIGIQALLLPLAFATLGWAWGIICLSLAFTWQLYTTWLLVHLHESESGIRYSRYLHLAVTAFGLKLGKLLTIFPVMYQSGGTCVQLIIIGGGIMELFFKNVCDVKSLTGTECFLVFMCMAIVVAQFPNLNSIAWVSFIGAITAVGYCTLIWALSIGKGRPSDISYNPPEMDSNMDTFGGIMNSIGIIFIAFRGHNVMLEIQGTLPSSSKHPSHKQMWRGVTISYALIAMCLLPLATAEFWAYGNKIPYSYGKILSSVSKFHGHKTSTFVLGLICIIVVINCLSTFQIYSMVVFDNLEFKYTSRKSKPCARWLRMVFRFLFGGVAFFAAVALPFLPSLAPLIGGMTLPLAYAYPCFMWIAIKKPQPRSGKWCINMGLGCLGLVLSVVLVVAAIWNLTDKGLNANFFKP